A stretch of DNA from bacterium:
CCACGGGCTGGCGGCGGGTCCATGGGCCTCGGGGACGGCGAGGCGCGCGATCACCATCTGCGGCGTCACGCGCCGCATCGACCACTGCACCGGTTTGGCCAGGTCGATCACGATCCGCGTCACCGGCGGCATGTCCGTGAGCTGACCGACCCGCACGGACTGAAGCGCGCCGACGTCGAACCGGCGTGTCGCCCAGTTGAGGCCGTTTCGGGCCGAGGGCAGATCGACGACGTACCGAACGGGATCCCCGATGACCGTCGTCCGGTAATCTACGGGTCCGGTCGCCTCGATGGCGATTTCCACGGCGCCGGCCTCCTCCACGACGTTCACTCGCTGCACGGTGACGGCCGCCGAGGTTTGAGCCAGGGCCCCGACCGGGAGCGCGGCGCACACCAGCGCCAAGACGACCGCCCACGACGCGGCGTGCGGCACGAACCTCGATCCGGAAGTCACTGCTACCCGACTCATCGACTCGTCCCCCCTCCAAGCGCGAGCTGCCACGATTGATTCTGTGACGTAAGCGTCACCGTGCGATTTCCGGCGTCGATGGCGACGACCCGGACGTCGGCCGTGACGATATCTCCAGGTGCCACGATGTAGGAGCCGGCCCCGTCGGTGAGAATCGCGACCGCGGCCGCGCCGTCGACGATGCCCGTGAGCTGAAGCTGCCCCCTCGGGTTTGGAACGGCCGGCATTCCCGGACCGGGCGGAGCGGACGCCGACGGGCCGAGCATTCCTGGCGCGAGCGGCGGGACCGGCGGCAGGGGCGGGTTGGAGGCCGCAGCCGGCGAACCACTGCCCGCCGTCGCGAGGGGCGAGAACGGGTCGGGCCGGCCGGTGGCCGGCGAGGGACGGCCGGCAACCGGCTGCGAGCCGGATGGAGCGGCCGCGGCAGCCTGGCCCCCAGGCGCCGCGCCTGCGGCGGCGGTCGCACCGCCGGTTGTCGTGCCGGCGGGTGCTGCCGCGCCGGAGGACGAAGGCTCGCCCGGCAGCGCCGGTGCCGCCACGCCGGTGAGATGCCCCGCCGCGCGCAGCGCGGCGCCCGCCGAAGGACCGGCGGCGGTGCCGGACGGAGTCCCCGCCGGCGCGGACGGCGCGGTAGGCCGCTCGGCGGCCGGCGTCGCCGCCGGACCGCCTGAAGCAAACCCCGCGTAGATCTCCCAGGCCGCTACCGCGGCCAGCGCGACCGCGATCACCGCGGCCACGACACGATGTTGATTTGCGTACTCCCGAAGGCGCTTCACGTTAATGCGCATCTCCCACCTGCCCGGACGGCGTTCCGGTCGTGTAGATTTCCGCTCTGATCGTGACCCCGAGTTGCGGGAACTTCTGCGGCGTAAGAGCGATCGCGTCCACGATGACCAGCCGCGGAAAATTCCGCAGACCTCTTAGGTACTCGACCGTCTGCGCGAAGGTACCTTGAATGCTGAGATCCACGGGCATCGACGAGTACGGTACTTGGCGCGCCGTGGTGCTGCCTTGTGCCGCGCTACCGGCCTGCCCCGCGCCGGCGCCCGGCTTCTGGGCCTGCCCGCTCGAGGAGGGAGCGCCCACGGCGGTGAGCGGCCCGGGGCGGATACTCTGGAACACTACTCCGACCTTCCCGGTATAGCGTTCCATCGACGTGAGGAGCGCCGGAATCTCCTTCTGCTGCGGCAGTTTCTGCTCGACCGTGGCGATGTAGCTCCGCAGGCGCTCGTACTCCGCCCGGGCCTGCTCGGCGCGCGCCACGATGCGCTCGTCCCGGGCCAGCTCGTCGGCCGCCGCATCGCGGGCGGCGACCAGCGTCGCGTGCTCCGCCTCCTTCGGATCGTAAATCAGATACTTGAAGACGATCGCGCCGAGAAGCACTACGGCGACGATCAACATGACGCGTTCGCGGCGACTCATCGGGACGACTCCTGTGCGGCCGGCGTCGCCCGTGCCACCGGCACCGGCAGCGGGCGCATCTTGAGCGACAATCCGAACTGCACCACCGGGGTCCCGCCGGTCACCGACCGCTGGGCGGCCTGCAGATCCACATCGCTGTAGAATCGCGAGCCGGTGAGCGCGGTCATGAACCGGGCCACGGCATCGTACGAAAGACCCGACCCCTGCAGCGACAGCCCTGTGGCCGTGCTGCCGCTCACCGAGGCGTTGGCGAGCCACGCATCGTGGGGCGTACGGTCGGCTAGGTCGACCAGCATCTCGGCCCAGGGGACCTCTCTCGCCTCGAGCGACTTGAGAAGCGTCTCCCGCGCCTTGAGATCCTCGATCTTGACCTCCAGCGCGAGCACCTCGGCGACCTGACGGCGCACGGTGATCAGTTTTTGATTGATCTGCGCGGTCTCGGCGGCGACCCGATTGTTGCGCCACGTCTCCCAGGCGTACGACGCGGCAAGCGCCCCGATCACGAAGAGGGCCACCAGGACGACCCCGGACTCGGGGATGAAGCGCCGCCGGCGCCGCTGCGGCAGAAGATTGATGCGGATCATGACTCCACCACCCCGCGGCGCGCCAAGCCGGCCGCGACCGCGTAGGCTGGAGCGGACTGCGACGCCGCGCCTTGCGGCAGCCCGCCGAGATCCGCGAAGGGATCCCCGAGCTCTACCTGCACGTCCAGCGCGGACGTCAGCGACGTCGTAACACCCGGCAGCCCGGCTCCCCCGCCGGTGACGACGATGCGGGCCGGAGCCGCCGCACGATAGCGGCCGCCGTAGTACTCGAGCGACCGCCGGATCTCCGTCACGAGCGGCGCGAGGCTGTCGTCCAGCGCCTCCCGCAACCCGGGCACCCCGTCGCCGGTCCCGCCGGCCGCGATCCGGGCCCGCAACCCATCCGCGGTCTCCCCGTCGGCTCCGACCCGCGACGCCGCGGCTTCCAGCAGCTGCGTCGTGCCGAAGGCCACCGTCCGGATGACCCGGGGGACCTCGCCTTCGGCCACGAGGATCATCGTCACGCTCGAACCCAGATGGATGCAGGCCGTGACTTGGTCCGCGGCCGCGCGGCTCGCCACCGCGCGCACGACCGCGAGCGGCTCGACTTCCAACACGGCGGGCTCGAGCCCCGCCGCCTGGAGCGCGCCGGCATGCTGCTTCAGCACGTCGGTCCGCGCCGCGACGACGAGCACATCCGTCTTGGTGGCACCGCCGTCGGCTTGTTCGCCGACGACGACCGTGTCGAACGTCACCTCCGCGATCGGATACGGCAGGTAGCGCTCCACCTCGAAGCGAGCGGCCTGCCGCATCTCCTCGGCGGGCAGCTGCGGCATGCGCACCTCCCGCATCAGCGCGACCTGGCCGTTCACCGCGGCGACGGCCCGTCGGGTCCGGATGCCCGCGCCCTGGACCAGCTCGCGCAGCGCCCGGCCGACGGCCGGCACGTTCGTAATCCGGCCCTCCTCGATCGCCCCCTCCGGCGTCGGGATGGACGCCGCGACGCGCGCGGCGCCGCCGTTGCCGTTGCCCCCCGATCCGTCGCCGGCGAGCTCGACGATCTTGATCGCGGCGCTGCCGATATCGACTCCTACCGCCCCACCGTGTCGTGCCATCTCCTCACGTCCCCTTCCGGTCTCGTGTCACGGCTGCCCGAGCGGCCGGTCCTGCCACGAGACCGTGGAAAAGTTGAAGATCTGCGGGTTGAGCACCACCTCGGTGCTCGCCCCGCCGCAGAAGTTGACGGTGCCCAAATCGTCGACCTGGTTGACCGACGTGGTGCTCGACGGGTCGTTCTGGGAGAACACGCCGCCCTGGATCACCACCGTACCGTGCGAGTACACGTTTCCGGGCGTGTAGATGAAGCCGGTGAAGACCGTGTTGGCGGCGATGTCCACGTCGCCGGTCGCGAAGATGACGCCGAAGTTGTAGTTGTCGAAGTTCGTGTTGGAGCAGGTCAGCGTGCTGTTTCCGGCGATCGACCCGTTGATGTGGACGACCCCCAACCCAGCGTTGTCGATCACGAGGCTCTCCGGGCTGCTCTTCGTCCCGCTGAACGTGACGTTGGTACTGCTGATCGTCGAGACCGGCGACGCACAGGAGATGCCGTCGCCGGTGTTCACCTGATCGAAGACGTTCGTCCCGGGGTTCGCGTTCTGCTGGCAGGCGAGCGACGTCACAGCGATACTCGGCAGTAGCGGGATGTAGCGGATGCCCTCCTGGTTGCCGGCGTTCGCGCACGGCGCGGTGCAGGACGGCGCCTGGAAGAACGTAGTCGCCGCGCCGCGTGTCAGATCGTCAGACACCAGTCCCCAGTCCAGGTACCGCATCGTGCAGGGAGGAGTCGTGCAGGCGGTCGACGTCCCGTAGTAGCGGCCCGTCCCGCACGGCGGCGAACCGCTCGGGAGTGACACCGTACTCCCGCTCACGCAGATCGGCTGCGTCACCACCGCGAGCAGCACTTTGCCGTTGGCGCCGCTGAGGCTCCAATACGACGGCGTATACGAGACGGGCGTGTAGTTCATGACGCCGTTCCCGTTCTGCGACGCCGTCACGATCGTCACCGGAAGACTCGGGCAGCCGCTGTAACATTGGTTCACGAGCGTCGTGAAGTCCGCCGCCGCCATCCCGAGCGGCGTCGCCGGATGCCAGTTAACCGGCAGCGTGTTGCCCTGGGCGTCGGTGGCCCGGCCGCTCTGCCCCGTGCACGCGGTCGGCGCGACCTCGCTAGTCGAGCCGTTCGCGCACTCGGCCTTGAACGATCCTTTCTCCTGCGCGCCGCTCCCCGCATCGATGGTCGTCCCGCCCATGACCTGAGGACCGACGAGGGTTGTCGCTGTCGCGCCTGATCCCGGCGGCGGCGACTTTGCATACGACGCGAACACGATCGACGTGTCGGAGTACGTATCCCCGACGATCGGGGACGAGTCGCCCTGGAAGGTCACCTGCGGGCCGACGATCGTGTCGCCGAACCCCGACTTCATCACCGCCCGCACGAAGATGCGCACCCCCCGCGGCGCGCCGTACGACGAACCCAGCGACAGGATGGGAAAGATCGCGCGGTCGGCGGCCAGCGGCGCCTGGAAGACAATAGTGTTGGCATTGGGCGTCACCGTACTGCTCCCGCACGTCGCGCCGGAGGTCATGCTGTTGACGAAGCACGTGGTGCCCGGGATCCCGCCGAACGTCCGCACCCAGTTGAACCCTTCTTGGACGCCGCCCTCCGCGACCCCGAACGCGAGCGCGCTGTCCCGGCTGTAGCCGGCAAACCCCAACTCGCTGCGGTTGAGCGACTCAAAGCCGAACAGGAACATGCCCATCACGCTGAGCATGATGAGCGCCGTGATGAGCGCCGTCCCGCGTTCCCCTTCCCGTCCCCGCATCATCGTCCGCCTCAGTAGGTCAGCGTGGAATTCCGGAGCATCACGTCGTCGGTCACGGTGGCCTGCGACGAGACGTTCTGTCCGGTCTGCGTTTGCGACGCGGTTACCTGGATCGTGAACTCTTTGGCCGACGTCGTGGGACACCCGCCCCCCGGATTCAGGCTGAGCCCGGTGATGTTGCTGGCAACGAACGTCACGGCGATCGTGTTGGCGACGAGATCATACGTGGCGCGGACCAGGTACGGCCCGGTCGTGTTGGGCGTCGGGCCATTGGTCGACGAAGCAAGGTAGTACGTGACGTACGAGCCGGCGTAGGGGACCAGCCCCGGGTTCGGCATCGTGCTCGTCTCCGCGTCGGTCGCGAAGATCGTCCCCGTCGGGGTCAGCGTGACCGATGCCAGATGCGGCAGCACCATGCTCACCTGCGGCGGCGTGCACGACGTGTTGAACGTCACCGAGTTGAGGCCGACCGTCTTCGTCACCCCGTTGAGCAGCTGGCCCGCCTGCCGGAGATCGCGGGTCATGCGGTCGACGGAGATCCGCGCCCCCTGCTGGACCTGCGTCGCCACGTCGCCCTTCCAGTAGGCCTTGAGGCTCGCGAACAGCAGCGAGAACATCGCGCCCGACGCCATGGACAGGATCGCGAGCACGATGATCAGCTCGATCAGGGTCATCCCCAGATCGGCCGGCCGCCTGGAAGCCTGGGTCTGCCGGTACATCGCCATGTCGCTCCTACGGCGTCACGAAAGTACTGACCGTCACGCAGCCGAGGCCGACCGCCACCGCGGCCCCGCCCGCCACGCACCCGTTCGGCGAGGTGCTGTTGCCCGACGTGTAAATCGTCTGACCGCGCACCGGCCAGTGCGTCGCGACGGCGATGTGGAAGAGGTACGGCCCGGTCGGCGCCGCGTACGGGTTCACCGGCGCGGCGAAGACGCCCGTCGACGCGGACCACGTCCAGTACTGGATCTGCACGTCGCGCGTAAAGTACGCCGCGGACGCCGTGGTGGTGTTGCCGT
This window harbors:
- the pilO gene encoding type 4a pilus biogenesis protein PilO codes for the protein MSRRERVMLIVAVVLLGAIVFKYLIYDPKEAEHATLVAARDAAADELARDERIVARAEQARAEYERLRSYIATVEQKLPQQKEIPALLTSMERYTGKVGVVFQSIRPGPLTAVGAPSSSGQAQKPGAGAGQAGSAAQGSTTARQVPYSSMPVDLSIQGTFAQTVEYLRGLRNFPRLVIVDAIALTPQKFPQLGVTIRAEIYTTGTPSGQVGDAH
- a CDS encoding prepilin-type N-terminal cleavage/methylation domain-containing protein, translated to MAMYRQTQASRRPADLGMTLIELIIVLAILSMASGAMFSLLFASLKAYWKGDVATQVQQGARISVDRMTRDLRQAGQLLNGVTKTVGLNSVTFNTSCTPPQVSMVLPHLASVTLTPTGTIFATDAETSTMPNPGLVPYAGSYVTYYLASSTNGPTPNTTGPYLVRATYDLVANTIAVTFVASNITGLSLNPGGGCPTTSAKEFTIQVTASQTQTGQNVSSQATVTDDVMLRNSTLTY
- a CDS encoding prepilin-type N-terminal cleavage/methylation domain-containing protein produces the protein MRDDGGFTLVEVMIAIVLMLIGLLAAADSYPRLMAMSLYGKDQTRSANLGLQQVEVYRDTVTSTLAGSVGDYGTVVGSQYFDQNGNTTTASAAYFTRDVQIQYWTWSASTGVFAAPVNPYAAPTGPYLFHIAVATHWPVRGQTIYTSGNSTSPNGCVAGGAAVAVGLGCVTVSTFVTP
- a CDS encoding PilN domain-containing protein, giving the protein MIRINLLPQRRRRRFIPESGVVLVALFVIGALAASYAWETWRNNRVAAETAQINQKLITVRRQVAEVLALEVKIEDLKARETLLKSLEAREVPWAEMLVDLADRTPHDAWLANASVSGSTATGLSLQGSGLSYDAVARFMTALTGSRFYSDVDLQAAQRSVTGGTPVVQFGLSLKMRPLPVPVARATPAAQESSR
- the pilM gene encoding type IV pilus assembly protein PilM, which gives rise to MARHGGAVGVDIGSAAIKIVELAGDGSGGNGNGGAARVAASIPTPEGAIEEGRITNVPAVGRALRELVQGAGIRTRRAVAAVNGQVALMREVRMPQLPAEEMRQAARFEVERYLPYPIAEVTFDTVVVGEQADGGATKTDVLVVAARTDVLKQHAGALQAAGLEPAVLEVEPLAVVRAVASRAAADQVTACIHLGSSVTMILVAEGEVPRVIRTVAFGTTQLLEAAASRVGADGETADGLRARIAAGGTGDGVPGLREALDDSLAPLVTEIRRSLEYYGGRYRAAAPARIVVTGGGAGLPGVTTSLTSALDVQVELGDPFADLGGLPQGAASQSAPAYAVAAGLARRGVVES